From Apium graveolens cultivar Ventura chromosome 9, ASM990537v1, whole genome shotgun sequence, the proteins below share one genomic window:
- the LOC141686970 gene encoding putative GATA transcription factor 22, which produces MNPAFDLNSSSSSHFLDLDEHYRPGHEQYGLIINHAPLPHQQATASSSTCPIFFSVTQDYESGSHIEYNQTQQKVDQKINVPAEGSSADKDSAKDYINMLDHENRSTSTNGHGSTKWMSSKMRVMRKGTPSNKSPETDLSIPAKSIKSAGIWNSSTAEIVRVCSDCNTTKTPLWRGGPQGPKSLCNACGIRRRKARKALALAASAQKDSDNVNKMQYYSSTEAPEIKNEEKKLCQSYHDVAQSRQTAATSKLSFEDFAMTLMTKKSNDEEEAAILLMALSCGIIHS; this is translated from the exons ATGAATCCAGCATTTGATCTCaattcatcctcttcttctcatTTTCTTGATCTTGATGAACATTATAGACCAGGTCATGAACAATATGGCTTGATCATTAATCATGCACCGCTACCTCATCAGCAAGCTACTGCATCTTCTTCAACATGTCCTATTTTCTTCAGTGTAACTCAAGATTATGAAAGCGGGAGTCACATAGAGTACAATCAAACTCAGCAGAAA GTAGATCAGAAGATCAATGTTCCAGCCGAAGGATCAAGTGCTGATAAAGATAGTGCTAAGGACTACATAAATATGTTGGATCACGAAAACAGAAGTACTAGTACTAATGGCCATGGATCAACGAAATGGATGTCCTCTAAAATGAGGGTGATGAGAAAAGGCACACCTTCAAACAAATCCCCGGAAACTGATCTCAGCATACCAGCCAAATCCATTAAATCTGCTGGTATTTGGAATAGCAGCACTGCGGAGATTGTAAGAGTATGTTCAGATTGTAACACTACCAAAACTCCTCTTTGGAGAGGCGGCCCTCAAGGTCCAAAG TCTCTGTGTAATGCTTGTGGGATTCGTCGAAGGAAAGCAAGAAAGGCTCTGGCACTTGCAGCATCAGCTCAAAAAGATAGTGACAATGTTAACAAAATGCAGTACTACTCGTCTACAGAGGCTCCTGAAATTAAGAATGAGGAGAAAAAATTGTGTCAAAGTTATCATGATGTCGCACAGTCTCGACAGACTGCTGCAACATCGAAGCTCAGTTTCGAGGATTTTGCAATGACTTTAATGACCAAGAAATCAAATGATGAAGAAGAGGCAGCAATTCTACTGATGGCTCTTTCTTGTGGCATTATTCACAgttga
- the LOC141684665 gene encoding zinc transporter 4, chloroplastic-like, whose product MSSIQELASGLWLGEFSGIIVGKTRAFSDSFVQKVSESISTTTCGSEADEMESCRDEKAAFFLKMMAIAAILIFGVCGVATPLVGKKRRFLRTDSNLFVAAKAFAAGVILATGFVHMLPDATSALTDACLPKYPWSKFPFSGFFAMIAALVTLLVDFVATQYYERKQEKQSPAILGDYVDIVTGSEIVSAEVNENSRKVFGEEEGGGMHIVGMHAHAAHHSHNHPHGQEACEGYPKVHNDSHSHSHSHSHGFGGGDEENNIRHVVVSQVLELGIVSHSIIIGLSLGVSQSPCTIKPLIGALSFHQFFEGFALGGCISQAQFSTFHSTMMACFFAITTPVGIAAGTALASFYNPNSPRALVVEGIFDSVSAGILVYMSLVDLIAADFLSKRMSCNVKLQVVSYVALFLGAGLMSSLALWA is encoded by the exons ATGTCATCAATTCAG GAATTGGCTTCTGGGCTTTGGCTTGGGGAATTTAGTGGTATAATTGTTGGAAAGACTCGAGCTTTTTCTG ACTCGTTTGTGCAGAAAGTTTCTGAATCTATTTCCACGACTACTTGTGGCAGCGAGGCTGATGAAATGGAAAGTTGTCGTGATGAGAAAGCAGCTTTCTTCCTCAAAATGATGGCTATAGCTGCCATTCTCATCTTTGGAGTTTGTGGTGTTGCCACCCCATTGGTAGGCAAGAAACGGCGTTTTTTGCGTACGGACTCGAATCTATTTGTAGCTGCCAAGGCTTTTGCAGCAGGTGTCATACTAGCAACTGGATTTGTCCATATGTTACCGGATGCTACGTCAGCCCTTACTGATGCGTGTTTACCGAAGTACCCTTGGTCTAAGTTCCCATTCTCGGGATTTTTTGCCATGATTGCCGCTCTGGTTACATTGCTTGTGGACTTCGTTGCAACTCAGTATTATGAACGAAAGCAAGAGAAACAGAGTCCAGCTATCCTTGGGGATTATGTTGATATAGTAACTGGATCAGAAATTGTTTCTGCAGAGGTAAATGAGAATAGTAGAAAAGTCTTCGGTGAAGAGGAGGGAGGAGGAATGCACATTGTGGGCATGCATGCTCATGCTGCTCATCATAGTCATAACCATCCTCATGGACAAGAGGCCTGCGAGGGCTACCCAAAAGTGCACAATGATTCACACTCGCACTCCCACTCACATTCGCATGGATTTGGTGGTGGGGATGAGGAGAATAACATCAGGCATGTTGTTGTTTCACAG GTTTTGGAACTTGGAATAGTTTCACACTCAATTATCATTGGACTTTCACTAGGAGTTTCACAAAGCCCATGTACCATAAAACCCTTGATTGGGGCATTATCGTTCCACCAGTTCTTTGAAGGGTTTGCACTTGGAGGCTGCATATCTCAGGCTCAGTTTAGCACCTTTCACAGCACAATGATGGCATGCTTCTTTGCTATTACAACACCTGTGGGTATTGCTGCTGGGACTGCTCTAGCATCATTCTACAACCCCAACAGCCCAAGAGCACTGGTCGTAGAAGGCATATTTGATTCTGTATCTGCTGGTATATTGGTGTACATGTCTTTAGTAGACCTAATTGCTGCCGATTTCTTGAGCAAAAGAATGAGTTGCAATGTCAAACTCCAGGTTGTATCTTACGTCGCTCTTTTCCTTGGAGCTGGCTTAATGTCATCTCTTGCACTATGGGCTTAA
- the LOC141685783 gene encoding protein unc-13 homolog → MWMTYLEILWWQAFVGYVWVLLDGGPSCAFYDADVKLMDEDLHILKTESVIQMLMTASELIPTGVESQKHGHMHVVDASALVRVLCHKKDKEASKFLKLHYYLPASSDYDDESPLKDSGLKPPMMADFIRTTSLQWSNNGHDTRPRTCHYIC, encoded by the exons atgtggatgacatacttagAGATCTTGTGGTGGCAAGCATTT GTTGGCTATGTTTGGGTACTTCTGGATGGGGGGCCCTCTTGTGCATTTTATGATGCAGATGTCAAATTGATGGATGAGGACCTGCACATATTAAAG ACTGAATCTGTGATCCAGATGCTGATGACTGCAAGTGAACTCATTCCGACAGGAGTCGAATCACAGAAGCATGGGCACATGCACGTGGTAGATGCTAGTGCATTAGTTAGAGTTTTATGCCACAAGAAAGATAAAGAAGCATCCAAGTTCTTAAAATTGCACTATTATCTGCCTGCATCATCAG ATTATGATGATGAGAGCCCGTTAAAGGATTCTGGTCTGAAACCACCTATGATGGCAGATTTTATAAGAACTACCTCATTACAGTGGTCAAATAATGGCCATGACACCAGGCCAAGGACATGCCATTATATCTGCTGA